The Verrucomicrobiota bacterium genome has a segment encoding these proteins:
- a CDS encoding efflux RND transporter periplasmic adaptor subunit — MRLIRPVLGLAFAAAAAASAHAQYAPAGGGTPSSSALRVVTPTRGDVHRFVTQPGTVRPSQQATLYAKVPGYLKSIAVDKGDSVKTGSPLAEIEMPELVADLAKARADLAKAEADAAKARADAAKTAADVGKANAELTRMRADIPRAKAELDLAALDQRRTEDANKKAPDLVVPQQVDTAKARHDQAIASHAAAQAAAAAAQATVSAAQALQNAAVLAADAQVAAVAAAKANMARYETMLGFTRITAPFEGIVTARLVDPGAFIPAATGGSPAQTAALLVLMDFRTVRVQVMLPETEAPLASPGQPVRVSVEGLPGRTFEGTVTRHSYALDEATRTMLVEAELPNPKLELRPGMYAIVRVGVQKHANVMLVPSDALVMERATSFVFLNEGGKARKTPVKIGFNDGVNVEIVSGLAESAKVITAGKTVLVDGQPVNTGAGK, encoded by the coding sequence ATGCGACTCATACGACCAGTTTTGGGACTCGCGTTTGCCGCGGCCGCGGCGGCTTCCGCCCACGCGCAATACGCTCCCGCCGGTGGCGGCACGCCCTCCTCATCAGCGCTTCGGGTGGTCACGCCGACGCGCGGTGACGTGCATCGCTTCGTCACACAGCCCGGCACGGTGCGGCCGTCCCAGCAGGCGACGCTTTACGCGAAGGTTCCCGGCTACTTGAAGTCCATCGCCGTGGACAAGGGCGATTCCGTCAAGACAGGCTCGCCACTCGCCGAGATTGAGATGCCCGAGCTCGTCGCCGACCTCGCGAAGGCTCGCGCAGATTTGGCGAAGGCCGAGGCGGACGCGGCGAAGGCCCGTGCCGATGCCGCGAAGACGGCCGCCGACGTCGGCAAGGCAAACGCCGAACTCACGCGCATGCGGGCCGACATCCCGCGCGCGAAGGCCGAGCTTGACCTTGCCGCGCTTGATCAGCGGCGCACGGAGGACGCCAACAAGAAAGCGCCCGACCTCGTCGTGCCGCAGCAGGTGGATACAGCAAAGGCGCGCCACGATCAGGCTATCGCCAGCCATGCCGCGGCGCAGGCGGCTGCCGCCGCGGCGCAAGCCACGGTGAGCGCCGCGCAAGCTTTGCAAAACGCCGCCGTGCTCGCGGCTGATGCGCAAGTCGCTGCGGTCGCGGCGGCGAAGGCAAACATGGCGCGCTACGAAACGATGCTTGGCTTCACGCGCATCACCGCGCCATTCGAGGGCATCGTGACTGCGCGACTCGTGGACCCGGGCGCATTCATTCCCGCTGCGACCGGGGGCAGTCCCGCGCAAACCGCCGCGTTGCTTGTGCTGATGGATTTCCGGACGGTGCGCGTGCAAGTGATGCTGCCGGAGACCGAGGCGCCGCTTGCGTCGCCAGGCCAGCCGGTGCGTGTGAGCGTGGAAGGACTGCCGGGGCGCACGTTCGAGGGCACGGTGACGCGCCACAGCTACGCGCTCGACGAGGCGACTCGCACGATGCTTGTCGAAGCCGAGCTGCCGAACCCGAAGCTCGAGTTGCGGCCGGGGATGTATGCCATTGTGCGCGTGGGCGTGCAGAAGCACGCGAACGTGATGCTCGTCCCGAGCGACGCGCTGGTGATGGAGCGCGCAACCTCGTTCGTATTTCTCAACGAGGGCGGCAAGGCGCGCAAGACGCCGGTGAAGATTGGTTTCAATGACGGCGTGAATGTCGAGATCGTCTCGGGGCTTGCGGAGTCGGCGAAGGTGATCACCGCAGGGAAGACGGTGTTGGTGGATGGACAACCGGTCAACACGGGGGCCGGGAAGTGA